A window from Raphanus sativus cultivar WK10039 unplaced genomic scaffold, ASM80110v3 Scaffold0060, whole genome shotgun sequence encodes these proteins:
- the LOC108847369 gene encoding shikimate O-hydroxycinnamoyltransferase isoform X2: protein MKIQVKQAKIVKPAEETPIHSLWLSNLDLIQVRFHMGILYFYNPCSSSNLPNTRSLIDALSKVLVSFYPAAGRLQKDKNGRLEIRCNGEGVLLVEAETDSPIQDIGLLTQGLDLSQLVPALTYSGDISSLPLLLFQVTYFKCGAICIGTSIHHTFGDVLRAQDPPSPVFPHTEYQPPPFDNPPVTSLAYKSNPDSDSAVASLKLTRLQVKALRAKAEVADSKFSTYELLVAHVWRCACFANEDLGEEHLTRLHIIIDGRSRLQPKLPQGYIGNTLFHARPVSLLGEFLREPFSTTVKRVHGEIKKMDNTYLRSAIDSLEKHPDLDQLVPGEANPIFSCAANFCIVGLPKDTAFELDFGWGKPFFKRPSHLNEGKGFVCMSLDEEGSFLVFMCLKKTHLGKFRKLFYEFLNVSAL, encoded by the exons ATGAAGATACAGGTGAAACAAGCTAAGATCGTGAAGCCAGCTGAGGAAACACCTATACACAGTCTATGGCTTTCTAACTTGGACCTGATACAAGTGAGGTTCCACATGGGCATCCTTTACTTTTACAACCCTTGTTCCTCCTCCAATCTTCCCAACACTCGTTCACTCATCGATGCTCTGAGCAAGGTGCTTGTCTCCTTCTACCCTGCCGCTGGGAGGCTACAAAAGG ATAAGAATGGGAGGTTGGAGATTCGATGCAATGGAGAAGGAGTGCTGCTTGTAGAGGCTGAGACTGATTCTCCTATTCAAGATATTGGCTTGCTCACTCAAGGTTTGGATCTCTCTCAACTTGTACCTGCTCTTACCTACTCAGGCGACATCTCCTCTCTACCACTTCTTCTCTTTCAA gtTACATATTTCAAATGTGGAGCCATCTGTATTGGAACCTCGATACACCATACATTCGGAGACG TTCTTCGCGCACAGGACCCTCCCTCTCCTGTATTTCCACATACTGAATACCAACCACCTCCTTTTGACAATCCTCCCGTGACATCCTTGGCTTACAAATCAAATCCTGACTCTGATTCTGCAGTTGCCAGTCTCAAGCTCACACGCCTCCAAGTTAAAGCTCTTAGAGCTAAGGCGGAGGTTGCTGATAGTAAGTTCAGTACATATGAACTGCTGGTGGCGCATGTATGGCGTTGTGCTTGCTTCGCAAATGAAG ATTTAGGGGAAGAGCACTTGACGAGGCTGCATATAATAATTGATGGGAGGTCAAGACTACAACCGAAGCTTCCGCAAGGATACATTGGGAACACTCTCTTCCACGCTCGTCCCGTATCCCTGCTTGGTGAGTTTCTCAGAGAGCCTTTCAGCACAACAGTGAAGAGAGTTCATGGAGAGATAAAGAAAATGGACAACACGTACTTGAGATCAGCTATTGACTCCTTAGAGAAACATCCTGATCTTGACCAGTTGGTTCCTGGTGAAGCCAATCCGATCTTCAGCTGTGCAGCGAACTTCTGCATCGTTGGTCTACCCAAGGATACTGCTTTTGAGTTGGATTTCGGGTGGGGTAAGCCTTTCTTCAAGAGACCTTCACATTTGAATGAAGGGAAAGGTTTTGTATGTATGAGCTTAGACGAAGAAGGAAGTTTTCTGGTGTTCATGTGCTTAAAGAAGACTCACCTTGGTAAGTTCAGGAAGCTCTTCTATGAGTTTCTCAATGTATCTGCGTTGTGA
- the LOC108846246 gene encoding uncharacterized protein LOC108846246 codes for MNPTHAEFIPTNPSPFEDPKVRLRHHALLQDYQELHMDTEAMIIKLQTLRERKATLMSEVRFLRRRYRYLRQEDQPVMEPPPDVKRGRGRSNGCGKKSKRSEAETRHVSLPDLNQYTENIETKTSLEKRVPLFDLNQISGEEEEEETEAAKNSEGRMRVEDNKRMSIIEMQQQKREMNLSSCRNGGNGSNKRKISWQDPVEALRV; via the exons ATGAATCCAACTCACGCCGAGTTTATTCCCACCAACCCTAGTCCTTTTGAGGATCCGAAAGTCAGACTTAGGCATCATGCCCTTTTGCAAGACTATCAAGAACTGCATATG GATACTGAAGCAATGATAATTAAGTTACAGACATTGCGGGAGAGAAAGGCAACACTAATGTCAGAAGTCCG ATTTCTGCGGCGGAGATACAGATATTTGAGACAAGAAGACCAGCCTGTTATGGAGCCGCCACCAGATGTCAAAAGGGGCAGAGGAAGATCAAATGGTTGTGGGAAGAAGAGTAAGAGAAGTGAAGCAGAAACTAGACATGTTTCGCTTCCTGACTTGAACCAGTACACGGAGAACATTGAAACCAAAACAAGTCTTGAGAAAAGAGTTCCGTTGTTTGATCTAAACCAGATATCT ggagaagaagaagaggaagaaacagAAGCAGCGAAGAATAGTGAAGGGAGAATGAGAGTGGAAGACAATAAGAGAATGAGCATCATCGAGATGCAGCAGCAGAAGAGAGAGATGAATCTATCGTCTTGCAGGAATGGAGGAAACGGATCAAATAAGAGGAAAATTTCATGGCAAGATCCTGTTGAAGCTCTCAGAGTCTAA
- the LOC108847372 gene encoding D-amino-acid transaminase, chloroplastic isoform X2, which yields MAMYSSVVGGITTDPAAMVLPLDDHMVHRGHGVFDTAMIINGHLYELDQHLDRILRSASMSKIPLPFDRETIRRILIQTASVSGCRYGSLRYWLSAGPGDFALSPSQCPKPSLYAIVYQKDFNVDRIGVKVVTSSVPIKPPEFATVKSVNYLPNALSQMEAEAKGAFAGIWVDSDGFIAEGPNMNVAFVVNGGKELVMPRFDNVLSGCTAKRTITLAEQLVRKGMLKSVRVMDMTVEDGKNADEMMLLGSGVLVKPVIQWDEEVIADGKEGHITNALLDLLLEDMSSGPPSVRVLVPY from the exons ATGGCCATGTACTCAAGCGTTGTTGGCGGAATCACAACTGATCCAGCAGCTATGGTTCTTCCGTTAGATGATCACATGGTTCACCGTGGTCACGGTGTCTTTGATACCGCCATGATCATTAACGG ACACCTTTATGAACTGGATCAGCACCTTGACCGTATCCTACGATCTGCCTCTATGTCTAAGATTCCACTCCCGTTTGACCGTGAAACTATCAGAAGGATCCTCATCCAAACCGCGAGCGTCTCTGGATGTAGATACGGCTCACTAAGATActggctatctgctgggcctgGTGATTTCGCGCTATCTCCATCTCAATGTCCCAAACCATCTCTTTACGCCATTGTGTACCAAAAGGACTTCAACGTTGACCGAATAGGTGTCAAGGTAGTGACATCTTCCGTCCCCATCAAGCCTCCGGAGTTTGCTACAGTGAAAAGCGTTAACTATCTCCCAAACGCCCTCTCGCAAATGGAGGCAGAGGCCAAAGGTGCATTTGCGGGTATTTGGGTGGATAGCGATGGGTTTATAGCGGAAGGTCCAAACATGAACGTGGCGTTTGTTGTTAATGGTGGTAAGGAGCTTGTGATGCCACGGTTTGATAACGTTTTGAGTGGATGTACGGCGAAGAGAACGATTACACTCGCTGAACAGCTTGTACGCAAGGGGATGCTCAAAAGTGTGAGAGTTATGGATATGACGGTGGAAGATGGGAAGAACGCTGATGAGATGATGCTTCTTGGGAGCGGTGTTCTCGTCAAACCGGTGATTCAGTGGGATGAAGAAGTTATTGCTGATG GGAAAGAAGGTCATATAACCAATGCGCTACTGGATCTGTTGCTGGAAGACATGAGCTCTGGTCCACCTTCTGTTCGTGTGCTTGTTCCTTACTGA
- the LOC130494423 gene encoding shikimate O-hydroxycinnamoyltransferase-like, whose protein sequence is MKIEVKQARIVKPAEETPVHSLWLSNLDLIQVRFHMGILYFYNPCSSSSLPNTQSLIDSLTKVLVLFYPAAGRLQKDKNGRLEVLCNGEGVLLVEAETDSTLQDIGLLNQSLDLSQLMPNLDYSGDISSLPLILLQVTYFKCGAICIGNSIHHSFGDAGSLVCFMEAWSRAARGLPVKITPFFDRTVLLAREPPSPVFPHTEYQPPPFHNPPVKSLSYRSNPDSDSGVASLKLTRLQVKALRAKAEVADSKFSTYELVVAHIWRCACFSNEDLGEEHLTRLHIIIDGRSRLEPKLPQGYIGNTLSHARPISLLGEFRREPFSTTVKRVHGEINKMDNTYLRSAIDSLEKHPDLDQLVPGEGNPIFSCAANFCIVGLLRQTAYELDFGWGRPFFKRTTHLNEGKGFVGMSLDEEGSFIVFMCLKKTQLGNFQKLFYEFLNVSAL, encoded by the exons ATGAAGATTGAGGTGAAGCAAGCTAGGATCGTGAAGCCAGCTGAAGAAACACCTGTACACAGTCTATGGCTTTCCAATTTGGACCTTATACAAGTGAGGTTCCACATGGGCATCCTCTACTTTTACAACCCTTGTTCCTCCTCAAGTCTCCCCAACACTCAGTCGCTCATCGATTCTCTGACCAAGGTGCTTGTCCTCTTCTACCCTGCCGCTGGGAGGCTACAAAAGG ATAAGAATGGGAGGTTGGAGGTTCTATGCAATGGAGAAGGAGTGTTGCTTGTGGAGGCTGAGACTGATTCTACTCTACAAGACATTGGCTTACTCAATCAAAGTTTGGATCTCTCTCAGCTTATGCCCAATCTTGACTACTCAGGAGACATCTCCTCTTTACCTCTTATTCTCCTTCAG GTTACATACTTCAAATGTGGAGCCATCTGTATCGGAAACTCAATACACCATTCGTTCGGAGACGCTGGCTCTCTTGTATGTTTCATGGAAGCATGGTCTAGAGCTGCTAGGGGACTTCCAGTTAAGATAACTCCGTTCTTCGACCGCACGGTTCTCCTTGCACGAGAACCTCCCTCCCCTGTGTTTCCACACACTGAATACCAACCACCTCCTTTCCACAACCCACCAGTGAAATCTCTGTCTTACAGATCAAACCCTGACTCTGATTCTGGAGTTGCCAGTCTCAAGCTCACACGTCTCCAAGTGAAAGCTCTTAGAGCCAAGGCAGAGGTTGCTGACAGTAAGTTTAGTACATATGAGCTTGTGGTGGCGCATATCTGGCGTTGTGCTTGCTTTTCAAATGAAG ATTTAGGAGAAGAGCACTTGACGAGGCTGCATATTATAATTGATGGGAGGTCAAGACTAGAACCGAAGCTTCCACAAGGATACATTGGGAACACTCTCTCCCACGCTCGTCCCATATCCCTACTGGGTGAGTTTCGTAGAGAGCCTTTCAGCACAACAGTGAAGAGAGTTCATGGAGAGATAAATAAAATGGACAACACGTACTTGAGATCAGCGATTGACTCCTTAGAGAAACATCCTGATCTTGACCAGTTGGTTCCTGGTGAAGGGAATCCGATCTTCAGCTGTGCAGCGAACTTCTGCATCGTTGGTTTACTCAGGCAGACTGCTTACGAGTTGGATTTCGGATGGGGAAGGCCTTTCTTCAAGAGAACTACACATCTGAATGAAGGGAAAGGTTTTGTGGGTATGAGTTTAGACGAAGAAGGAAGCTTTATTGTGTTCATGTGCTTAAAGAAGACTCAGCTTGGTAACTTTCAGAAGCTCTTCTATGAGTTTCTCAATGTGTCTGCGCTGTGA
- the LOC108847010 gene encoding uncharacterized protein LOC108847010, translating into MAMYIRVKRMKATYFIQCDPTETVLDVKQKLFTLIEQPVSNQRLILMSTEEVLEDSKSLAEQKVENDAVVALTLRKDDDDFEDVDIAQPTDFSVA; encoded by the exons ATG GCCATGTATATTCGTGTGAAGCGCATGAAAGCCACTTACTTTATCCAATGTGATCCCACAGAGACTGTTTTGGATGTTAAGCAGAAACTCTTTACCCTCATTGAGCAACCAGTTAGCAATCAGCGTCTCATCTTAATGTCTACTGAAGAAGTATTAGAGGATTCCAAATCTCTAGCAGAGCAGAAG GTTGAGAATGATGCAGTCGTGGCTCTGACTTTGAGGAAAG ACGATGACGACTTTGAGGATGTTGACATTGCACAGCCCACCGATTTTTCTGTTGCATGA
- the LOC108847372 gene encoding D-amino-acid transaminase, chloroplastic isoform X1: MSSRFVSCRESIAGFSPELSVHSWNLRFLSEAQYSSGCGLRFPRTRGRTLMCSGSNSHSWNVPVLSSNEVVERLKLVGEGKQFMAMYSSVVGGITTDPAAMVLPLDDHMVHRGHGVFDTAMIINGHLYELDQHLDRILRSASMSKIPLPFDRETIRRILIQTASVSGCRYGSLRYWLSAGPGDFALSPSQCPKPSLYAIVYQKDFNVDRIGVKVVTSSVPIKPPEFATVKSVNYLPNALSQMEAEAKGAFAGIWVDSDGFIAEGPNMNVAFVVNGGKELVMPRFDNVLSGCTAKRTITLAEQLVRKGMLKSVRVMDMTVEDGKNADEMMLLGSGVLVKPVIQWDEEVIADGKEGHITNALLDLLLEDMSSGPPSVRVLVPY, from the exons ATGTCATCTCGATTCGTTTCTTGCCGGGAGTCCATCGCCGGCTTCTCGCCGGAGCTGTCAGTTCACAGTTGGAATCTCCGCTTTCTGTCTGAAGCTCAATATTCTTCTGGTTGTGGCTTGCGATTCCCGCGTACACGAGGAAGGACTCTCATGTGCTCTG GTTCAAACTCTCACTCGTGGAATGTTCCTGTTCTGTCCAGCAATGAG GTTGTTGAGAGGCTGAAACTAGTAGGAGAAGGAAAACAGTTCATGGCCATGTACTCAAGCGTTGTTGGCGGAATCACAACTGATCCAGCAGCTATGGTTCTTCCGTTAGATGATCACATGGTTCACCGTGGTCACGGTGTCTTTGATACCGCCATGATCATTAACGG ACACCTTTATGAACTGGATCAGCACCTTGACCGTATCCTACGATCTGCCTCTATGTCTAAGATTCCACTCCCGTTTGACCGTGAAACTATCAGAAGGATCCTCATCCAAACCGCGAGCGTCTCTGGATGTAGATACGGCTCACTAAGATActggctatctgctgggcctgGTGATTTCGCGCTATCTCCATCTCAATGTCCCAAACCATCTCTTTACGCCATTGTGTACCAAAAGGACTTCAACGTTGACCGAATAGGTGTCAAGGTAGTGACATCTTCCGTCCCCATCAAGCCTCCGGAGTTTGCTACAGTGAAAAGCGTTAACTATCTCCCAAACGCCCTCTCGCAAATGGAGGCAGAGGCCAAAGGTGCATTTGCGGGTATTTGGGTGGATAGCGATGGGTTTATAGCGGAAGGTCCAAACATGAACGTGGCGTTTGTTGTTAATGGTGGTAAGGAGCTTGTGATGCCACGGTTTGATAACGTTTTGAGTGGATGTACGGCGAAGAGAACGATTACACTCGCTGAACAGCTTGTACGCAAGGGGATGCTCAAAAGTGTGAGAGTTATGGATATGACGGTGGAAGATGGGAAGAACGCTGATGAGATGATGCTTCTTGGGAGCGGTGTTCTCGTCAAACCGGTGATTCAGTGGGATGAAGAAGTTATTGCTGATG GGAAAGAAGGTCATATAACCAATGCGCTACTGGATCTGTTGCTGGAAGACATGAGCTCTGGTCCACCTTCTGTTCGTGTGCTTGTTCCTTACTGA
- the LOC108847369 gene encoding shikimate O-hydroxycinnamoyltransferase isoform X1 has translation MKIQVKQAKIVKPAEETPIHSLWLSNLDLIQVRFHMGILYFYNPCSSSNLPNTRSLIDALSKVLVSFYPAAGRLQKDKNGRLEIRCNGEGVLLVEAETDSPIQDIGLLTQGLDLSQLVPALTYSGDISSLPLLLFQVTYFKCGAICIGTSIHHTFGDGSSLEFFMEAWSRTARGLPVKLTPFFDRTVLRAQDPPSPVFPHTEYQPPPFDNPPVTSLAYKSNPDSDSAVASLKLTRLQVKALRAKAEVADSKFSTYELLVAHVWRCACFANEDLGEEHLTRLHIIIDGRSRLQPKLPQGYIGNTLFHARPVSLLGEFLREPFSTTVKRVHGEIKKMDNTYLRSAIDSLEKHPDLDQLVPGEANPIFSCAANFCIVGLPKDTAFELDFGWGKPFFKRPSHLNEGKGFVCMSLDEEGSFLVFMCLKKTHLGKFRKLFYEFLNVSAL, from the exons ATGAAGATACAGGTGAAACAAGCTAAGATCGTGAAGCCAGCTGAGGAAACACCTATACACAGTCTATGGCTTTCTAACTTGGACCTGATACAAGTGAGGTTCCACATGGGCATCCTTTACTTTTACAACCCTTGTTCCTCCTCCAATCTTCCCAACACTCGTTCACTCATCGATGCTCTGAGCAAGGTGCTTGTCTCCTTCTACCCTGCCGCTGGGAGGCTACAAAAGG ATAAGAATGGGAGGTTGGAGATTCGATGCAATGGAGAAGGAGTGCTGCTTGTAGAGGCTGAGACTGATTCTCCTATTCAAGATATTGGCTTGCTCACTCAAGGTTTGGATCTCTCTCAACTTGTACCTGCTCTTACCTACTCAGGCGACATCTCCTCTCTACCACTTCTTCTCTTTCAA gtTACATATTTCAAATGTGGAGCCATCTGTATTGGAACCTCGATACACCATACATTCGGAGACGGTAGTTCTCTTGAATTTTTCATGGAAGCATGGTCTAGAACTGCTCGGGGACTTCCAGTTAAGCTAACTCCGTTCTTTGACCGCACAGTTCTTCGCGCACAGGACCCTCCCTCTCCTGTATTTCCACATACTGAATACCAACCACCTCCTTTTGACAATCCTCCCGTGACATCCTTGGCTTACAAATCAAATCCTGACTCTGATTCTGCAGTTGCCAGTCTCAAGCTCACACGCCTCCAAGTTAAAGCTCTTAGAGCTAAGGCGGAGGTTGCTGATAGTAAGTTCAGTACATATGAACTGCTGGTGGCGCATGTATGGCGTTGTGCTTGCTTCGCAAATGAAG ATTTAGGGGAAGAGCACTTGACGAGGCTGCATATAATAATTGATGGGAGGTCAAGACTACAACCGAAGCTTCCGCAAGGATACATTGGGAACACTCTCTTCCACGCTCGTCCCGTATCCCTGCTTGGTGAGTTTCTCAGAGAGCCTTTCAGCACAACAGTGAAGAGAGTTCATGGAGAGATAAAGAAAATGGACAACACGTACTTGAGATCAGCTATTGACTCCTTAGAGAAACATCCTGATCTTGACCAGTTGGTTCCTGGTGAAGCCAATCCGATCTTCAGCTGTGCAGCGAACTTCTGCATCGTTGGTCTACCCAAGGATACTGCTTTTGAGTTGGATTTCGGGTGGGGTAAGCCTTTCTTCAAGAGACCTTCACATTTGAATGAAGGGAAAGGTTTTGTATGTATGAGCTTAGACGAAGAAGGAAGTTTTCTGGTGTTCATGTGCTTAAAGAAGACTCACCTTGGTAAGTTCAGGAAGCTCTTCTATGAGTTTCTCAATGTATCTGCGTTGTGA
- the LOC108847373 gene encoding probable myosin-binding protein 6: MVERTMSLGVGGNGETMRAQQKLLQKITRELDAEREASSTAASEALSMILRLQGEKAALEMEASQYKRLAEEKMCHAETSLTLFEDLIYRKEMEMASLEFQVQAYRCKLLSLGCSDQAEEKKKGDVESSSSLSPRKDLSACWEQIRMIDDRVREVSESRDVPKGSKWGLLRRESISHALVSQVSNTILESAKSDVSSIMEMLKNPDREVPRTKESLAFISEERNVGGKMASSKHELLKVTSIEAEYTSLLKEIREQISVMQSEMRGLRSELQQTRFVSHREECPALNSIQEAMLHFWL; this comes from the exons atggtggagagaacGATGAGTCTAGGTGTGGGAGGCAACGGAGAAACCATGCGAGCGCAGCAGAAGCTTCTTCAGAAGATCACTCGTGAGCTTGACGCTGAACGGGAAGCCTCTTCAACAGCCGCTTCAGAGGCCCTGTCGATGATTCTACGCCTCCAGGGAGAGAAAGCAGCGTTGGAGATGGAGGCTAGTCAGTACAAGAGACTGGCCGAGGAGAAGATGTGCCACGCCGAGACTTCTCTGACGCTCTTCGAAGATCTGATTTACCGCAAGGAAATGGAGATGGCGTCTCTCGAGTTTCAGGTGCAGGCTTACAGATGCAAACTGCTCAGCCTCGGCTGCTCTGATCAGGccgaggagaagaagaaaggtgatGTTGAGAGTAGTAGTTCTTTGTCTCCTCGTAAAGACTTGAGCGCGTGTTGGGAACAGATCAGGATGATAGACGATCGTGTTCGAGAGGTTTCGGAGTCGAGAGATGTTCCCAAGGGATCTAAATGGGGTTTGCTTAGGCGTGAGTCGATTTCACATGCGTTGGTTTCGCAGGTGAGTAATACTATTCTAGAGTCAGCCAAGAGTGATGTCAGTTCGATAATGGAGATGCTCAAGAACCCTGATAGAGAGGTTCCAAGGACCAAGGAGAGCCTTGCATTCATATCGGAAGAAAGAAAT GTTGGAGGCAAGATGGCGAGTAGTAAACACGAGCTATTAAAAGTTACGAGTATCGAGGCAGAATACACGAGTTTGCTAAAAGAGATTCGAGAGCAGATCAGTGTAATGCAGTCAGAGATGAGAGGCTTGAGATCAGAACTGCAGCAAACTCGATTTGTGTCTCATCGCGAGGAGTGTCCAGCACTTAACTCAATTCAGGAG GCCATGCTTCACTTCTGGCTTTAG
- the LOC108846180 gene encoding very-long-chain aldehyde decarbonylase CER3, whose product MATLSAWPWGNYGNLKYLLYVPLAAQVAYSLAYEEDYSRAFWCLNILIICGLKGLVHVLWSVYNNMLWVTRSLRINPKGVDYKQIDHEWHWDNYILLQAIIASMICYISPPLMMINSTIPLAIPLWNTKGLIVLIVLHVTFSEPLYYFLHRSVHRNNYLFTHYHSFHHSSTVPNPMTADNATLLESIILSVVAAVPLLGSCLLGIGSISLIYGYAIMFDFLRCLGHCNVEIFSHDLFETLPFLRYLIYTPTYHSLHHQDMRTNFCLFMPIFDVLGNTLNPNSWELQKKIRLAAGEPKRVPEFVFLAHGVDVMSSMHAPFVFRSFASMPYTTRLFLLPMWPFTFLVTLGMWVWSKAFLYSVYILRNHLCQNWAVPRLGFHYFLPFTKQGINNLIEDAILRADKLGVKVISLAALNKNEALNGGGTLFVNKHPDLRVRVVHGNTLTAAVILNEISKDVKEVFLTGATSKLGRAIALYLCRRGVRVLMLTLSTERFQKIQKEAPDEFQNYLVQVTKYNAAQHCKTWIVGKWLTPREQSWAPAGTHFHQFVVPPILKFRRNCTYGDLAAMRLPKDVQGVGTCEYTMERGVVHACHAGGLVHMLEGWKHHEVGAIDVDRIDIVWEAAMRHGLSSVSSPSD is encoded by the exons atggctACTTTATCAGCTTGGCCTTGGGGAAACTATGGCAATCTaaag TACCTTTTGTACGTTCCACTAGCTGCACAAGTAGCATACTCGTTAGCATACGAAGAAGATTACTCCAGGGCTTTTTGGTGTCTCAATATCCTCATCATCTGTGGACTCAAAGGACTCGTTCATGTCCTTTGGAGCGTTTACAACAACATGCTTTGGGTGACTCGCTCTCTAAGGATTAACCCTAAAGGTGTTGACTACAAACAGATTGATCACGAATGGCACTG GGACAATTACATACTTCTGCAAGCAATAATAGCTAGCATGATCTGTTACATATCTCCTCCACTGATGATGATTAACAGTACTATCCCTCTGGCCATCCCTCTGTGGAACACGAAAGGACTCATTGTGTTGATTGTACTACACGTCACCTTCTCAGAGCCTTTATACTACTTTCTTCATAGATCTGTTCATCGTAACAACTACCTCTTCACGCATTACCACTCTTTCCACCACTCATCAACTGTTCCAAATCCCATGACCG CTGATAACGCGACGTTATTGGAAAGCATTATCCTCAGTGTAGTAGCTGCAGTTCCTTTGCTTGGTTCTTGCTTGTTAGGTATTGGATCAATAAGCTTGATCTACGGATACGCTATCATGTTTGACTTCCTAAGATGTTTAGGACACTGTAACGTTGAGATATTCTCTCATGATCTGTTCGAGACTCTTCCATTCCTACGATATCTCATCTACACTCCAAC GTACCATAGTTTGCATCATCAAGACATGAGGACCAACTTTTGTCTGTTTATGCCTATCTTTGATGTTTTGGGCAacactctaaacccaaactcgtGGGAACTCCAGAAAAAGATTCGTTTAGCTGCAG GGGAACCGAAGAGAGTGCCGGAGTTCGTGTTCTTGGCTCACGGGGTAGATGTAATGTCATCGATGCACGCACCGTTTGTGTTCAGATCGTTCGCTTCAATGCCATACACCACGAGGCTCTTCTTGCTGCCGATGTGGCCATTCACGTTCTTGGTAACGTTGGGCATGTGGGTTTGGTCGAAGGCATTTCTTTACAGCGTCTACATCCTTAGGAACCATCTTTGCCAGAACTGGGCCGTTCCAAGACTTGGCTTCCAC TACTTCTTACCGTTTACTAAACAAGGCATTAATAACCTTATCGAAGATGCGATTCTGAGAGCTGATAAGCTTGGTGTTAAAGTTATAAGCTTGGCTGCCCTAAACAAG AACGAAGCTTTAAATGGTGGTGGGACGTTGTTTGTTAACAAGCACCCTGACCTTAGAGTACGTGTGGTCCACGGCAACACGTTGACCGCAGCAGTGATTCTCAATGAAATTTCAAAAGATGTGAAAGAGGTGTTCTTGACGGGAGCCACTTCTAAGTTAGGAAGAGCAATCGCTCTTTACCTCTGTCGTCGGGGAGTGAGAGTTCTC ATGTTGACGTTATCGACGGAGAGGTTCCAAAAGATTCAGAAAGAAGCTCCTGATGAGTTCCAGAACTACCTCGTACAAGTGACCAAATACAACGCTGCTCAACACTGCAAG aCTTGGATCGTTGGGAAATGGTTAACACCTAGAGAGCAGAGCTGGGCTCCAGCAGGAACGCATTTCCACCAGTTTGTGGTGCCACCAATCCTCAAGTTTAGAAGGAACTGTACTTACGGTGATTTAGCAGCGATGAGGCTCCCCAAAGATGTTCAAGGAGTAGGAACCTGCGAG TACACGATGGAGAGAGGGGTGGTCCATGCGTGCCATGCTGGAGGATTGGTTCATATGCTGGAGGGTTGGAAACATCATGAGGTTGGAGCCATTGATGTTGACCGTATTGATATAGTGTGGGAAGCAGCCATGAGACACGGCCTTAGCTCTGTTTCTTCACCCAGTGATTGA